From Solea senegalensis isolate Sse05_10M linkage group LG7, IFAPA_SoseM_1, whole genome shotgun sequence, a single genomic window includes:
- the LOC122771901 gene encoding transmembrane protein 266-like, producing MANAEEVGPAGLSDLEIISQPVEDENQCLAPPVQLVSFGYRDLPLAALDLSLAGSQLLSNADEDENRDGSNWLKPCCGRRVALWQVCLLSAGFNCVLVACVILVVLFLSLELLIDTKLLQFSNAFQFASIIHWISLIILSLFFSETVFRIVVLGIWDYIENKVEVFDGAVIVLSLAPMVASTVANGPSSPWDAISLIITLRIWRVKRIIDAYVLQVKVEMELEIQQCEKTKAVREEQLERLTQICQEQAFEIRQLRAHLAQQDLDIAAEREAAMQIHHVWGKQGRSFKVVEGLTPGESDDEGGQRNPREPRTTADPVGHDDMNNYISQYYSEASSDPGGPGLGTRVITMAAIDVHLPTSVTPVQSNPVLAVERVGSAVSESSCSMLQSSGSMTARPHSLSSHTLASSVTDCSSSTAQDLSLSYSSHRCCPPPFSGQDPRDPSVVVQELLSSLSEDSCLAQKGLAVDPVNLKLPSPTGSEKASPELDNRINIFNRRNQEERRGQGRGCVLLQTKPLIHLQSSSTEPSLEEKYRLLGPADTPLGHMSNT from the exons ATGGCTAATGCTGA GGAGGTGGGGCCAGCAGGTCTGTCAGACTTGGAGATCATCTCCCAGCCGGTGGAGGACGAGAACCAGTGCTTGGCTCCTCCAGTCCAGCTGGTGAGTTTTGGCTACAGAGATCTGCCCCTTGCCGCTCTGGACCTCTCGCTGGCTGGTTCGCAGCTCCTCTCCAACGCAGATGAAGACGAAAACAGAGATGG GTCTAACTGGCTGAAGCCGTGCTGTGGTCGCCGCGTGGCCCTGTGGCAGGTCTGTCTGCTCAGCGCTGGCTTCAACTGTGTCCTGGTGGCTTGCGTCATCCTGGTGGTGCTTTTCCTGTCTTTGGAGCTGCTCATAGACACCAAACTCCTACAAT TTTCCAATGCTTTTCAATTTGCCAGCATTATCCACTGGATTAGCCTTATCATCCTGTCACTCTTCTTCTCAGAG ACTGTCTTCAGAATTGTAGTGCTCGGGATCTGGGACTACATAGAAAACAAAGTTGAG GTGTTTGATGGTGCTGTCATTGTGCTGTCACTGGCGCCCATGGTGGCCTCCACGGTGGCCAATGGGCCCAGCAGCCCCTGGGATGCCATTAGCCTCATCATCACTCTCCGCATCTGGAGGGTCAAGAGGATCATTGATG CATACGTGCTACAAGTCAAAGTTGAGATGGAGCTGGAGATTCAGCAGTGTGAGAAGACCAAGGCTGTGagagaggagcagctggagcGTCTCACTCAGATCTGCCAGGAACAGGCT TTTGAGATCAGGCAGCTGAGGGCTCATCTGGCGCAGCAGGACCTGGACATTGCAGCAGAGCGTGAAGCGGCCATGCAAATCCACCACGTCTGGGGGAAACAAGGCAGAAGTTTCAAGGTTGTAGAAGGCTTGACTCCTGGGGAGTCTGACGATGAAGGTGGCCAGAGAAACCCCAGGGAGCCCCGTACAACTGCAG ATCCTGTTGGGCACGATGACATGAACAACTACATCAGCCAATACTACAGTGAAGCAAGCAGTG ATCCTGGGGGTCCTGGCTTAGGCACTCGGGTCATCACCATGGCAGCCATTGATGTTCACCTCCCCACCAGTGTGACTCCTGTCCAGTCAAACCCAGTGCTCGCTGTGGAGCGGGTGGGTAGTGCTGTAAGTGAATCCTCCTGCAGCATGCTACAGTCCAGTGGCAGCATGACGGCCCGGCCCCACAGCCTGAGTAGCCACACCCTGGCGTCATCTGTGacagactgcagcagcagcacagctcaGGACCTCAGTCTGAGTTACAGCTCTCATCGCTGCTGCCCTCCTCCATTCTCAGGCCAAGACCCCAGGGACCCCAGCGTGGTTGTTCAGGAActgctctcctccctctctgagGACTCATGTCTGGCCCAGAAGGGCCTGGCAGTCGACCCTGTCAACCTAAAGCTTCCCAGCCCCACAGGCTCAGAAAAGGCCAGCCCCGAGCTGGACAACAGAATAAACATCTTCAATCGCAGGAACCAAGAGGAGAGGCGTGGCCAAGGAAGAGGTTGTGTGCTGTTGCAGACCAAACCACTGATCCatctgcagagcagcagcactgagCCGTCGCTGGAGGAGAAGTACCGGCTCCTGGGACCAGCGGACACACCTCTGGGACACATGTCTAATACATAA